The Ooceraea biroi isolate clonal line C1 chromosome 1, Obir_v5.4, whole genome shotgun sequence genome has a window encoding:
- the LOC105278065 gene encoding uncharacterized protein LOC105278065 isoform X2: MGEGKSDRPGKRQRSTSRGKPPLDSEIAHGKGKGKGRRSKVKERWPFIEGLTVDELARYRRRRVQDQPKDNLQPHPESAVRDPASEYRRAFGVTSIEELSKENVRPIKDRKPEDYLLVEGIVEDAQSPYLTDLAQGEAIEDQSAKEDVPSQLVDGNEAMETKTDVPQFETSFGRPPLIRRGTSLKCDGDFYTDTETYSAYVPYEGQHRAELARRPTSLKMEGDLDTMTEKCEKFIEWLNVSRPELMRVPTHLKMEGELETATENQDKYVPFVGARRPELLRRGTNLKLEGDIYFVPEYTEVFKDYSVKDKLQSMRPQTHLKAGGEFFQDTESTEHFAHPRVKQMQETAEEFKDDEDNEEEKRWKREEEEKQKKDEEMKMLVLKLEDLNGRPLEIPEYRDAYKNFSRERPKIVKPDDEIGRADGSKVTSPSRSKFSMKIDQDPEYQSKYLREDYPRDRPIYRKPPLMLRPTGISSSGRSSTCFARPTHQECRAFEYEPTSEVRSQYVPYGYVPRVETLKMPANLRLEGNYELQPEYRNAYCARYDRQSCDKPRTMYGRSDRSPSASRRRDKYWLSDTNVGQCDRMAVAQDLDAFRVLDTRFHDDNVTGKPPPASRRSSRHSQITVAPRPTQLELADRAVMRTRSPSPTYRLHVCDVDNEPRGFGRQSSGRIRSPSADRTIHDNVARPYSPSFGRTKQDCRRGDSQPFVVLADASKDASCRSEMRRRRTDRNVDVTVPISRGRPRTPTRWMPPWYDNTNTI; encoded by the exons ATGGGCGAGGGCAAAAGCGACCGTCCCGGCAAAAG GCAAAGATCCACCTCGCGCGGCAAGCCACCCTTGGATTCCGAGATAGCGCACGGCAAGGGCAAGGGGAAAGGACGGAGGAGCAAAGTCAAGGAGAGATGGCCGTTCATCGAGGGACTGACGGTGGACGAGCTGGCACGCTATCGGAGAAGGCGCGTGCAGGATCAGCCGAAGGACAATCTCCAGCCCCACCCGGAGTCGGCGGTCCGGGATCCCGCGTCTGAGTATCGGCGCGCCTTCGGCGTCACGAGCATCGAGGAACTTTCTAAG GAAAATGTTCGGCCAATAAAAGATCGGAAACCTGAGGACTATTTACTCGTAGAAGGGATCGTCGAGGATGCACAATCTCCATATCTCACAGATCTTGCGCAGGGTGAAGCGATCGAGGATCAATCCGCGAAGGAGGACGTTCCCTCTCAACTCGTCGATGGAAACGAAGCGATGGAGACAAAGACGGACGTTCCGCAGTTCGAGACCTCGTTTGGACGTCCGCCACTTATTAGAAG GGGCACCAGCTTAAAGTGCGACGGGGATTTCTACACCGACACGGAAACGTACTCGGCCTACGTGCCTTACGAGGGTCAGCATCGAGCGGAGCTCGCGCGTCGCCCTACGTCCTTGAAGATGGAGGGCGATCTCGACACCATGACAGAGAAATGCGAGAAGTTTATCGAGTGGCTTAACGTCAGCCGACCGGAGCTCATGCGTGTACCCACGCACCTGAAGATGGAGGGTGAACTGGAAACGGCGACGGAGAATCAGGACAAGTACGTTCCCTTCGTGGGCGCGCGAAGGCCGGAACTGTTGAGGCGAGGCACAAACCTGAAGCTCGAGGGCGATATCTATTTTGTGCCGGAATACACCGAGGTGTTCAAGGATTACAGTGTCAAAG ACAAATTGCAATCGATGAGGCCACAAACGCATTTAAAAGCTGGCGGAGAGTTCTTTCAAGATACAGAAAGCACCGAGCACTTTGCTCATCCTCGAGTTAAACAGATGCAAGAAACGGCTGAAGAGTTTAAAGACGATGAGGATAACGAGGAAGAAAAGAggtggaagagagaagaagaggagaagcagaagaaggatgaagaaatgaaaatgttaGTGTTAAAGTTGGAAGATCTAAATGGCCGGCCGCTTGAAATTCCGGAATATCGTGATGCATATAAG aacTTTTCACGCGAGCGGCCGAAGATCGTGAAGCCGGACGACGAGATTGGTCGCGCTGACGGTTCGAAAGTGACCTCCCCATCGCGCTCCAAGTTCTCCATGAAGATCGATCAGGATCCTGAATATCAGTCCAAGTATCTCCGCGAAGATTATCCACGGGACCGTCCCATCTATCGCAAACCGCCACTGATGCTACGACCGACGGGCATCTCGTCTTCCGGTCGCAGTAGCACGTGTTTTGCTAGGCCGACACATCAGGAATGCCGCGCGTTCGAGTACGAACCCACCAGCGAGGTGCGATCGCAGTACGTTCCTTACGGATACGTGCCAAGAGTCGAAACGCTGAAGATGCCGGCGAATCTGCGGCTGGAGGGTAATTACGAGCTTCAGCCGGAATACAGGAATGCCTATTGCGCGAGGTACGATCGCCAGAGCTGCGATAAACCTAGAACGATGTATGGCAGGAGCGACCGCAGTCCGAGCGCGTCTAGGAGACGGGATAAGTACTGGTTGAGTGATACTAATGTTGGTCAGTGCGACAGGATGGCTGTTGCTCAGGATTTGGACGCGTTTCGCGTGTTGGATACGCGATTTCACGACGACAACGTCACTGGCAAGCCGCCGCCGGCCAGCAGAAG AAGTTCCAGACACTCACAAATCACGGTGGCGCCGAGGCCGACGCAGTTGGAACTCGCGGACCGTGCGGTCATGAGAACGCGATCACCCAGCCCAACGTATCGTTTACACGTATGTGACGTCGACAACGAGCCGCGTGGTTTCGGCCGGCAGTCTTCCGGGAGGATCCGCAGTCCCTCGGCCGATCGTACGATTCACGATAACGTCGCCAGACCGTACTCGCCCAGCTTCGGCAGGACCAAGCAGGATTGTCGTCGCGGCGACAGTCAGCCGTTTGTCGTCCTAGCCGACGCCTCGAAGGATGCGTCGTGCAGAAGCGAAATGCGCAGAAGGCGCACCGACAGGAATGTCGACGTCACGGTACCAATTTCCAGAGGAAGACCGAGAACACCGACCAGGTGGATGCCACCGTGGTACGACAACACCAATACGATTTAG
- the LOC105278065 gene encoding uncharacterized protein LOC105278065 isoform X1, giving the protein MGEGKSDRPGKRQRSTSRGKPPLDSEIAHGKGKGKGRRSKVKERWPFIEGLTVDELARYRRRRVQDQPKDNLQPHPESAVRDPASEYRRAFGVTSIEELSKENVRPIKDRKPEDYLLVEGIVEDAQSPYLTDLAQGEAIEDQSAKEDVPSQLVDGNEAMETKTDVPQFETSFGRPPLIRSRYHAAQRGTSLKCDGDFYTDTETYSAYVPYEGQHRAELARRPTSLKMEGDLDTMTEKCEKFIEWLNVSRPELMRVPTHLKMEGELETATENQDKYVPFVGARRPELLRRGTNLKLEGDIYFVPEYTEVFKDYSVKDKLQSMRPQTHLKAGGEFFQDTESTEHFAHPRVKQMQETAEEFKDDEDNEEEKRWKREEEEKQKKDEEMKMLVLKLEDLNGRPLEIPEYRDAYKNFSRERPKIVKPDDEIGRADGSKVTSPSRSKFSMKIDQDPEYQSKYLREDYPRDRPIYRKPPLMLRPTGISSSGRSSTCFARPTHQECRAFEYEPTSEVRSQYVPYGYVPRVETLKMPANLRLEGNYELQPEYRNAYCARYDRQSCDKPRTMYGRSDRSPSASRRRDKYWLSDTNVGQCDRMAVAQDLDAFRVLDTRFHDDNVTGKPPPASRRSSRHSQITVAPRPTQLELADRAVMRTRSPSPTYRLHVCDVDNEPRGFGRQSSGRIRSPSADRTIHDNVARPYSPSFGRTKQDCRRGDSQPFVVLADASKDASCRSEMRRRRTDRNVDVTVPISRGRPRTPTRWMPPWYDNTNTI; this is encoded by the exons ATGGGCGAGGGCAAAAGCGACCGTCCCGGCAAAAG GCAAAGATCCACCTCGCGCGGCAAGCCACCCTTGGATTCCGAGATAGCGCACGGCAAGGGCAAGGGGAAAGGACGGAGGAGCAAAGTCAAGGAGAGATGGCCGTTCATCGAGGGACTGACGGTGGACGAGCTGGCACGCTATCGGAGAAGGCGCGTGCAGGATCAGCCGAAGGACAATCTCCAGCCCCACCCGGAGTCGGCGGTCCGGGATCCCGCGTCTGAGTATCGGCGCGCCTTCGGCGTCACGAGCATCGAGGAACTTTCTAAG GAAAATGTTCGGCCAATAAAAGATCGGAAACCTGAGGACTATTTACTCGTAGAAGGGATCGTCGAGGATGCACAATCTCCATATCTCACAGATCTTGCGCAGGGTGAAGCGATCGAGGATCAATCCGCGAAGGAGGACGTTCCCTCTCAACTCGTCGATGGAAACGAAGCGATGGAGACAAAGACGGACGTTCCGCAGTTCGAGACCTCGTTTGGACGTCCGCCACTTATTAGAAG TCGTTATCACGCTGCGCAAAGGGGCACCAGCTTAAAGTGCGACGGGGATTTCTACACCGACACGGAAACGTACTCGGCCTACGTGCCTTACGAGGGTCAGCATCGAGCGGAGCTCGCGCGTCGCCCTACGTCCTTGAAGATGGAGGGCGATCTCGACACCATGACAGAGAAATGCGAGAAGTTTATCGAGTGGCTTAACGTCAGCCGACCGGAGCTCATGCGTGTACCCACGCACCTGAAGATGGAGGGTGAACTGGAAACGGCGACGGAGAATCAGGACAAGTACGTTCCCTTCGTGGGCGCGCGAAGGCCGGAACTGTTGAGGCGAGGCACAAACCTGAAGCTCGAGGGCGATATCTATTTTGTGCCGGAATACACCGAGGTGTTCAAGGATTACAGTGTCAAAG ACAAATTGCAATCGATGAGGCCACAAACGCATTTAAAAGCTGGCGGAGAGTTCTTTCAAGATACAGAAAGCACCGAGCACTTTGCTCATCCTCGAGTTAAACAGATGCAAGAAACGGCTGAAGAGTTTAAAGACGATGAGGATAACGAGGAAGAAAAGAggtggaagagagaagaagaggagaagcagaagaaggatgaagaaatgaaaatgttaGTGTTAAAGTTGGAAGATCTAAATGGCCGGCCGCTTGAAATTCCGGAATATCGTGATGCATATAAG aacTTTTCACGCGAGCGGCCGAAGATCGTGAAGCCGGACGACGAGATTGGTCGCGCTGACGGTTCGAAAGTGACCTCCCCATCGCGCTCCAAGTTCTCCATGAAGATCGATCAGGATCCTGAATATCAGTCCAAGTATCTCCGCGAAGATTATCCACGGGACCGTCCCATCTATCGCAAACCGCCACTGATGCTACGACCGACGGGCATCTCGTCTTCCGGTCGCAGTAGCACGTGTTTTGCTAGGCCGACACATCAGGAATGCCGCGCGTTCGAGTACGAACCCACCAGCGAGGTGCGATCGCAGTACGTTCCTTACGGATACGTGCCAAGAGTCGAAACGCTGAAGATGCCGGCGAATCTGCGGCTGGAGGGTAATTACGAGCTTCAGCCGGAATACAGGAATGCCTATTGCGCGAGGTACGATCGCCAGAGCTGCGATAAACCTAGAACGATGTATGGCAGGAGCGACCGCAGTCCGAGCGCGTCTAGGAGACGGGATAAGTACTGGTTGAGTGATACTAATGTTGGTCAGTGCGACAGGATGGCTGTTGCTCAGGATTTGGACGCGTTTCGCGTGTTGGATACGCGATTTCACGACGACAACGTCACTGGCAAGCCGCCGCCGGCCAGCAGAAG AAGTTCCAGACACTCACAAATCACGGTGGCGCCGAGGCCGACGCAGTTGGAACTCGCGGACCGTGCGGTCATGAGAACGCGATCACCCAGCCCAACGTATCGTTTACACGTATGTGACGTCGACAACGAGCCGCGTGGTTTCGGCCGGCAGTCTTCCGGGAGGATCCGCAGTCCCTCGGCCGATCGTACGATTCACGATAACGTCGCCAGACCGTACTCGCCCAGCTTCGGCAGGACCAAGCAGGATTGTCGTCGCGGCGACAGTCAGCCGTTTGTCGTCCTAGCCGACGCCTCGAAGGATGCGTCGTGCAGAAGCGAAATGCGCAGAAGGCGCACCGACAGGAATGTCGACGTCACGGTACCAATTTCCAGAGGAAGACCGAGAACACCGACCAGGTGGATGCCACCGTGGTACGACAACACCAATACGATTTAG
- the LOC105277990 gene encoding G-box-binding factor: MHWTLCALIIGSFGCKYIHAQAQRVAPGVPPQHYQQPPVQVPQHAQHLPQQQQYQQVPMQQQQQMPMQQQQVPMQHQVPVQQMPVQQQVPVQQAPAQQVPMQQVPVQQQQHHVPQGHGHDHGQPPQILNAANIAHEKEHIAEHADVPIDTSKMSDQELQFHYFKMHDADNNNKLDGCELIKSLIHWHEQGNTESGGTQSDKLFKDEELVQLIDPILGMDDANNDGYIDYPEFIRAQQNAAASARP, translated from the exons ATGCATTGGACGTTGTGCGCATTGATCATTGGCTCGTTCGGCTGCAAATACATACACGCCCAGGCGCAAAGAGTCGCGCCCGGTGTGCCGCCTCAGCATTATCAGCAG CCTCCAGTTCAAGTACCGCAACATGCACAGCATTTACCGCAACAGCAACAA TATCAACAAGTGCcgatgcagcagcagcagcaaatgCCAATGCAACAGCAGCAGGTGCCGATGCAGCATCAAGTCCCTGTTCAGCAGATGCCGGTGCAGCAACAAGTTCCTGTCCAGCAGGCGCCGGCGCAGCAAGTACCTATGCAGCAAGTGCCTGttcaacaacaacaacatCATGTTCCACAAGGGCATGGGCATGATCATGGACAACCTCCTCAGATACTCAATGCTGCCAATATAGCACATGAGAAAGA ACATATCGCGGAGCATGCGGATGTTCCGATAGACACCAGCAAGATGTCAGATCAGGAGTTGCAGTTCCACTATTTCAAAATGCACGACGCGGACAATAACAATAAGCTAGACGGTTGCGAGCTGATCAAGTCTCTTATACACTGGCACG AGCAAGGCAACACCGAATCTGGCGGTACTCAGAGTGACAAGTTATTTAAGGATGAGGAATTGGTGCAATTGATAGATCCGATACTTGGCATGGACGACGCCAACAATGACGGCTACATCGATTATCCCGAATTTATTCGAGCTCAACAGAATGCCGCAGCTAGCGCGCGTCCATAA
- the LOC105277989 gene encoding uncharacterized protein LOC105277989, with product MFREGWHVALFILVAVLRCAHGDTVITTNEKRHGSAASNYQMCLDSFAVHRDKIIKTQDSREMGAKYLSVLDVDSRLDCLKYCCETERCDVFIFEEKKPGSCYLFQCGPLHDFKCKFTRHSNYTSAVRTSYPVPNEELRISQQEHELKSLRKNSEITADYGYTEPLVKPVQVTQIPKVVSTTPPPARPACSRNQYECRSSGDCIAIYNVCDGIPQCADGSDEAADLVCPTEKPTVPPPPPPMMIPATPRPPTDVLRYQQMMEQRKQLPPFYPAAPEINPKAWEMPNLARQPQNILYPGQPVELQAQARKSYGSPGYQWDYQQLYEQNKDPYVPVNAFHEQNVNPYEQPRIFNHKGSSVIGNNEADRALYVDSKRPYTSHFPSPNKAAWQQENPMQPPPSVEPNSQQKDIGNVENPEKITTTPACDTSEEHKNELTHDMEPAKKDDKSDAYPAHAKTSKQVTEKPVSSANDVTKHNHVEDLKAHKSVIVIEEHGRAHEGTDIVAERLQIIENDVLRPRGAVVSLSLGLIATAIMAALIVCRLRVVKRRGRCGHGPYAHDADYLVNGMYL from the exons ATGTTTCGCGAAGGGTGGCACGTCGCCCTTTTCATCCTCGTCGCGGTTCTCCGCTGCGCGCACGGTGACACCGTGATCACGACGAACGAGAAGAGGCACGGCAGTGCGGCGAGCAACTATCAGATGTGCCTCGACAGCTTCGCGGTTCACCGGGACAAGATCATCAAGACGCAGGACTCGCGCGAGATGGGCGCCAAGTACCTGAGCGTGCTGGACGTGGACTCCAGGCTGGACTGCCTCAAGTACTGCTGCGAGACCGAGCGGTGCGACGTCTTCATCTTCGAGGAGAAG AAACCAGGAAGCTGCTACCTCTTCCAGTGCGGGCCGCTGCATGACTTCAAGTGCAAGTTTACGAGGCACAGCAACTACACCAGCGCTGTGCGCACTAGTTATCCCGTGCCGAACGAGGAGCTGAGGATATCCCAACAGGAGCACGAGCTGAAGTCGCTTAG GAAAAACAGCGAGATTACGGCGGATTACGGATATACGGAGCCTCTTGTGAAGCCTGTGCAAGTTACGCAAATACCGAAAGTTGTGTCGACTACGCCTCCACCAGCTAGACCAG CTTGTAGCAGGAATCAGTACGAGTGCCGTTCATCCGGCGATTGCATAGCCATATACAACGTTTGCGACGGTATCCCGCAGTGCGCGGACGGCTCCGACGAGGCGGCCGATCTCGTGTGTCCCACGGAGAAACCGACCgtcccgccgccgccgccgccgatgaTGATACCGGCGACGCCGCGTCCACCCACCGACGTTCTCAGGTATCAGCAAATGATGGAGCAACGCAAGCAACTGCCGCCGTTCTATCCCGCCGCGCCGGAGATCAATCCGAAGGCTTGGGAGATGCCGAATCTGGCGCGGCAGCCGCAGAACATCCTGTACCCTGGCCAGCCGGTGGAGCTGCAGGCGCAAGCGCGCAAGAGTTACGGCTCGCCGGGATACCAGTGGGACTACCAGCAACTGTACGAACAGAATAAGGATCCGTACGTCCCCGTGAACGCCTTCCACGAGCAAAACGTAAATCCTTATGAAC AACCGCGCATATTTAATCACAAAGGCTCGAGCGTCATAGGGAACAACGAAGCGGACAG AGCGCTGTATGTGGATTCTAAGCGCCCGTACACTTCGCACTTCCCGTCACCAAACAAGGCAGCTTGGCAGCAGGAGAATCCCATGCAACCGCCACCGTCAGTCGAACCGAATTCCCAACAGAAGGACATCGGTAACGTGGAAAATCCTGAAAAGATTACGACAACACCCGCCTGCGAC ACTTCTGAGGAACATAAGAATGAGCTGACGCACGACATGGAACCCGCAAAGAAGGATGACAAAAGCGACGCGTATCCGGCACATGCGAAAACGAGCAAACAGGTCACCGAGAAGCCAGTTTCATCGGCGAACGACGTTACCAAGCACAATCACGTGGAAGACTTGAAAG CTCACAAGAGCGTGATTGTGATCGAGGAGCACGGCCGGGCACATGAAGGGACCGACATTGTCGCGGAGCGCCTTCAGATAATCGAGAACGACGTTCTGAGGCCGAGAGGGGCCGTGGTGTCACTGTCGTTGGGACTTATAGCAACCGCGATCATGGCCGCTCTGATCGTCTGCCGGTTGCGAGTGGTGAAACGGCGCGGCAGATGCGGGCACGGGCCGTACGCGCACGATGCCGATTACCTAGTCAACGGAATGTACTTGTGA